Proteins encoded together in one Synechococcus sp. BL107 window:
- a CDS encoding DUF3155 domain-containing protein: protein MSKKRKRISRRRLAGQRVLAHVQTHHLETGEYKPVTAARRYIAEGGLVPPALLNVRRNEHTTDRFFWGEKGLFSAQYAEENHFLFPSLKIIVDSVGEDTLFEGLDLTSDDWEEMEEYEYAFV, encoded by the coding sequence ATGTCAAAGAAAAGAAAGCGCATTAGCCGTCGCAGGCTTGCTGGACAAAGAGTTCTTGCGCATGTTCAAACGCACCATTTAGAGACTGGCGAATACAAACCTGTTACCGCCGCACGCCGTTATATCGCTGAAGGCGGTCTCGTACCACCGGCTTTGTTGAATGTGCGTCGTAACGAGCACACCACAGACCGTTTCTTCTGGGGTGAGAAAGGTTTGTTTAGTGCTCAGTACGCAGAAGAGAACCACTTTCTCTTTCCTTCCCTGAAAATTATCGTCGACTCCGTTGGCGAGGACACGTTGTTCGAGGGTCTGGATCTCACCTCCGATGACTGGGAGGAAATGGAAGAGTACGAATACGCCTTCGTTTGA
- a CDS encoding HAMP domain-containing sensor histidine kinase: protein MQLTDRFLDFADQQLNPVVSLMGFTHLGLYLSAPPDQEGPPLILIKQWSSTSRALPAADLDPELRQASEERRWYPLQDGGLILGALRAELAPGLSWTADLEEEMRRCALAISHALGRDLECVQLQEELHQQRNQLKTLVHQLRNPLAALRTYAQLMMRRLEPDSAHISLVDGILTEQHQLGRYIDAIENLGQQRLPNGPETSTAYLLPPGAAPQRESLKELLLPLIERASATASLQGRPWHGPSEWPTWSTHSAGDGSTAEIVANLLENAFRYSPPGCSIGLALLPDGLCVWDDGPPISSEERKLIFQRGERGTTSRDRPGTGLGLALARALAERNGGHLTLSVEPWRVQTNLPSKGNAFQLSWPQPALPAATA, encoded by the coding sequence ATGCAACTCACTGATCGGTTCCTCGACTTCGCAGACCAGCAGCTGAATCCTGTGGTGTCGCTCATGGGTTTTACCCATCTCGGGTTGTACCTAAGCGCGCCACCAGACCAAGAGGGGCCTCCGCTCATCCTGATCAAGCAATGGTCGTCAACGAGCCGTGCCTTGCCCGCAGCAGATCTGGATCCAGAACTCAGGCAAGCCAGTGAAGAGCGCCGCTGGTACCCGCTTCAGGATGGTGGATTGATTCTTGGTGCCCTTCGCGCCGAACTCGCGCCAGGCCTCAGCTGGACTGCAGACCTCGAAGAGGAGATGCGGCGATGCGCCCTAGCGATCAGCCACGCCCTCGGACGCGATCTGGAGTGCGTTCAGCTGCAGGAGGAGCTCCACCAGCAACGCAATCAACTCAAAACTCTGGTGCACCAGCTCCGCAACCCTTTAGCAGCACTGCGCACCTATGCCCAGTTGATGATGCGCCGCCTGGAACCTGATAGCGCCCACATCTCCCTCGTGGACGGCATCCTGACGGAGCAGCATCAACTGGGGCGTTACATCGATGCGATCGAAAACCTAGGGCAACAACGCCTCCCGAATGGTCCTGAGACTTCAACGGCTTACTTGCTCCCTCCTGGCGCAGCACCGCAGCGGGAAAGCCTGAAAGAACTCCTGTTGCCTCTCATCGAGCGGGCCAGTGCAACAGCCAGCCTTCAGGGCCGTCCCTGGCATGGTCCCTCAGAGTGGCCGACCTGGAGCACCCACTCCGCTGGAGATGGCAGCACGGCTGAGATCGTTGCCAACCTGCTCGAGAACGCTTTCCGCTACAGCCCGCCGGGATGTTCCATCGGTCTCGCCTTACTGCCCGATGGTCTTTGCGTTTGGGATGACGGTCCTCCGATTTCAAGCGAAGAACGAAAGCTGATTTTCCAACGTGGCGAACGGGGCACCACCAGCCGCGATCGCCCTGGTACCGGCCTTGGATTGGCATTAGCTCGAGCCTTGGCTGAGCGCAATGGTGGCCATCTCACTCTGAGCGTTGAGCCATGGCGGGTCCAAACCAACCTGCCGTCAAAGGGCAATGCATTTCAGCTCAGTTGGCCGCAGCCAGCCCTGCCAGCAGCAACAGCGTGA
- a CDS encoding adenosylcobinamide-GDP ribazoletransferase translates to MKAGIVRIVFPWLSDLAGAWIFYSVLPAWPWPRPRFERIARFAPWIGLWIGVLQALLWWGLSGLGWSDVALAPVVIAGGIWLGGGLHHDGLMDTADGLAAGAARRLEAMEDSRVGASGALALAVVLLLQLAALLQLHEQAPLALILAGFWGRVSPLWAMARFDYLRSDGTAGFHRRYGQPWWDVVPTVVACLAFAPFVTPLLLLIGAPVAVGVAERLGRRLGGHTGDSYGAVEVVTEVITLLLLAGLAAAN, encoded by the coding sequence ATGAAGGCTGGGATCGTCAGGATTGTTTTCCCTTGGTTGTCGGATTTGGCGGGGGCCTGGATTTTTTATTCGGTGTTGCCGGCCTGGCCTTGGCCGAGGCCCCGCTTTGAACGCATAGCCCGCTTTGCTCCATGGATTGGGCTGTGGATCGGAGTGCTGCAGGCCCTGCTGTGGTGGGGCTTGAGTGGACTGGGTTGGAGTGATGTTGCCTTGGCACCAGTCGTGATCGCAGGCGGTATTTGGCTTGGTGGTGGTCTGCATCACGACGGATTGATGGATACCGCCGATGGCTTGGCTGCTGGGGCCGCGAGACGCCTTGAGGCCATGGAAGACAGCCGGGTGGGAGCGAGTGGTGCGTTGGCCTTAGCTGTTGTGCTGTTGCTTCAGCTCGCCGCCTTGCTCCAGCTCCACGAGCAAGCGCCTTTGGCTTTGATCCTGGCGGGGTTTTGGGGGCGTGTTTCGCCCCTGTGGGCGATGGCCCGATTCGACTATCTCCGCTCGGATGGCACCGCGGGTTTTCATCGGCGTTATGGACAACCGTGGTGGGATGTGGTGCCAACGGTGGTTGCTTGTTTGGCCTTCGCTCCTTTCGTCACTCCCCTGCTCCTGCTGATTGGCGCTCCAGTCGCGGTCGGCGTTGCAGAGCGTTTGGGGCGTCGTCTTGGCGGCCATACCGGCGATAGCTATGGCGCCGTGGAGGTGGTGACCGAGGTGATCACGCTGTTGCTGCTGGCAGGGCTGGCTGCGGCCAACTGA
- the tgt gene encoding tRNA guanosine(34) transglycosylase Tgt, with translation MFNFEISAHCPHTKGRCGCFHTPHGPVQTPRFMPVGTLATVKGISTEQLARTGAQMVLSNTYHLHLQPGEQVVAEAGGLHRFMGWDGPMLTDSGGFQVFSLGKLNKIDERGVVFRNPRDGRTIDMTPEHATNIQMSLGADVAMAFDQCPPYPATENDVKDACRRTHAWLERCVNAHTRTDQALFGIVQGGCFPHLRRESARAVAAFDLPGIAIGGVSVGEPTDDMHRIVRDIGPLLPQDRPRYLMGIGTLREMAVAVANGIDLFDCVLPTRLGRHGTALVGGERWNLRNARFRNDHTPLDPTCSCLACTSHSRAYIHHLIRSDELLGLTLLSLHNITHLVRFTNAMAQAIQEGCFSEDFAPWQEDSPAHHTW, from the coding sequence GTGTTCAACTTCGAGATCAGCGCCCATTGCCCCCACACGAAGGGCCGCTGTGGATGCTTTCACACCCCGCATGGCCCGGTACAAACCCCGCGGTTCATGCCTGTGGGCACCCTGGCCACAGTGAAAGGGATCAGCACAGAGCAACTGGCCCGCACGGGGGCCCAGATGGTGCTGTCAAACACTTATCACCTACATCTCCAACCAGGCGAACAGGTCGTCGCAGAGGCTGGAGGCCTACACCGGTTTATGGGGTGGGATGGGCCCATGCTCACCGACTCAGGCGGATTCCAAGTGTTCAGCCTCGGGAAACTAAACAAGATTGATGAACGGGGGGTGGTGTTTCGCAACCCGCGGGATGGGCGCACCATCGACATGACGCCAGAGCACGCCACCAACATCCAAATGTCCCTTGGCGCTGATGTGGCGATGGCCTTTGACCAATGTCCGCCCTATCCAGCCACAGAAAACGATGTGAAAGATGCCTGTCGACGCACCCATGCCTGGCTTGAACGCTGCGTGAATGCCCATACCCGAACCGACCAAGCCCTATTCGGCATCGTTCAAGGAGGTTGCTTTCCCCACCTCCGTCGCGAAAGTGCCCGAGCCGTGGCCGCCTTCGACCTCCCTGGCATCGCGATCGGCGGCGTCAGCGTGGGCGAACCAACGGACGACATGCATCGAATTGTGCGCGACATCGGTCCACTTTTGCCGCAGGATCGGCCCCGATACCTCATGGGGATTGGCACGTTGCGTGAGATGGCCGTTGCCGTTGCCAACGGGATCGATTTGTTCGATTGCGTACTCCCCACTCGCCTAGGCCGCCATGGCACAGCACTGGTGGGTGGAGAACGCTGGAACCTCCGCAATGCCCGCTTCAGGAATGACCACACGCCCCTTGATCCCACCTGTTCGTGTTTGGCCTGTACGAGCCATAGCCGCGCTTACATCCACCATTTGATTCGCAGCGACGAGCTCCTAGGACTCACATTGCTAAGCCTGCACAACATCACGCATCTAGTGCGATTCACCAATGCCATGGCTCAAGCCATTCAAGAGGGCTGTTTTTCAGAGGATTTCGCTCCCTGGCAAGAGGACTCACCAGCCCATCACACGTGGTAG
- a CDS encoding photosystem II reaction center protein K, which yields MAAFTLDLMAQLPEAYQAFSPLIDILPLIPVFFLLLAFVWQASVGFR from the coding sequence ATGGCCGCCTTTACCCTCGATTTGATGGCTCAGCTGCCCGAGGCCTATCAGGCCTTTTCGCCGCTGATCGACATCCTTCCCTTGATCCCGGTGTTTTTCCTGCTGCTTGCCTTTGTCTGGCAAGCATCCGTTGGTTTCCGCTGA